The Streptomyces sp. NBC_01244 genome contains a region encoding:
- a CDS encoding ATP-binding protein: protein MSDQADLGSGCTQGHNGPCGLLVAALRAPRPAYRYRTGNTTAVPRIRTGKCGYTTRHVRSGESRCLPQPFSPRPGPSGQTPTSPSDLSLTTGTLAGISTVRRCVAETLESLDCTEQLIHTAELLATELLSNALQHADTNGAPSTVRLDAYWNGRDLTIAVTDRDPRSPVARTADADEEHGRGLALVQALATCWGTRPCPDGKTVWCHLA from the coding sequence ATGTCGGACCAAGCTGATCTTGGCTCGGGTTGCACGCAGGGCCACAACGGGCCCTGTGGACTGCTCGTGGCGGCACTACGTGCACCGCGGCCCGCATACAGGTATCGAACAGGTAATACCACGGCTGTGCCCCGCATCCGGACCGGCAAATGTGGATACACCACCCGGCATGTCCGATCAGGGGAGTCCAGATGCCTACCGCAGCCGTTCAGCCCCAGACCCGGCCCATCGGGGCAGACGCCGACGAGCCCCTCCGATCTGAGCCTCACCACGGGCACCCTTGCGGGCATCAGCACCGTGCGGCGGTGCGTCGCGGAGACACTCGAGTCCCTCGACTGCACCGAACAGCTGATCCATACGGCCGAACTGCTGGCCACCGAGCTGCTCAGCAACGCCCTCCAGCACGCCGACACCAACGGCGCACCCAGCACTGTCCGCCTGGACGCGTACTGGAACGGCCGCGACCTGACCATCGCCGTCACCGACCGGGACCCGCGGTCGCCGGTCGCAAGGACCGCCGACGCCGACGAAGAACACGGACGCGGCCTCGCCCTCGTACAGGCGCTCGCCACCTGCTGGGGCACCCGTCCGTGCCCCGACGGCAAGACCGTCTGGTGCCACCTCGCCTGA
- a CDS encoding ROK family transcriptional regulator yields the protein MTDVAVMTALRQSGSTALRVADLMAATNLSHPSVTRALAELDRSGFLTRKTQPKVGRQAGRPAGRVRFRASAGHVAGIDVGSHKILVVLADLAGKVVGVRRAMVPPSHTGSRLAGLVHETLSLALRDASLTTDALWAACAGSPGIIDGRSGCIRLAPGVPGRAGTALGAALRASLPCPILLENDITLAVLAETRGPEPEPVENLLLVQWGERIGSGIIINGKPYRGASGAAGELGFIDVTGDRAGEPVSSRGLGPFEQAAGAEAIRRLADTSYRQAGASSPCRPGDDDRDLTPLFDAATAGDPIAMDVVDQVAATFAHGLATLLVLLDPGLVLLGGGISGAGEVLLSSIRRHLAGRTLTPVRLRASTQGEQGVAMGAMHLALDSAEKRLVAELTRPHRHQ from the coding sequence ATGACCGACGTCGCGGTGATGACCGCCCTTCGGCAGTCGGGCTCGACGGCACTGCGCGTGGCCGATCTGATGGCAGCAACCAACCTGTCCCACCCCTCGGTCACCCGTGCGTTGGCCGAGCTGGACCGGAGCGGCTTCCTGACGCGCAAGACGCAGCCGAAGGTCGGTCGACAGGCCGGTCGGCCCGCCGGACGGGTGCGCTTCCGCGCGAGTGCCGGCCATGTCGCCGGCATCGACGTGGGATCGCACAAGATCCTTGTGGTGCTCGCCGATCTGGCAGGCAAGGTCGTGGGCGTCCGCCGTGCCATGGTGCCGCCGTCGCACACCGGCTCCCGCCTGGCCGGACTGGTACACGAGACGCTGTCCCTGGCCCTTCGTGACGCGAGCCTCACTACGGATGCGCTCTGGGCCGCGTGCGCCGGCTCACCAGGGATCATTGACGGCAGGAGCGGGTGCATCCGGCTGGCACCCGGCGTGCCCGGCCGTGCTGGAACCGCGCTCGGCGCCGCCCTACGGGCGTCTCTCCCCTGCCCGATCCTTCTGGAAAACGACATCACGCTCGCCGTCCTCGCCGAAACCCGTGGTCCCGAGCCCGAGCCGGTGGAAAACCTGCTGCTGGTGCAGTGGGGCGAACGGATCGGATCCGGCATCATCATCAACGGCAAGCCGTATCGAGGAGCCTCCGGAGCCGCCGGCGAACTGGGCTTCATCGACGTGACCGGCGACCGTGCCGGAGAGCCGGTCTCGTCCCGGGGCCTGGGCCCTTTCGAGCAGGCCGCAGGAGCTGAAGCCATTCGTCGTCTCGCTGACACTTCCTACCGGCAGGCCGGCGCTTCGTCCCCGTGCCGGCCAGGCGACGACGACCGCGACCTCACACCGCTCTTCGACGCCGCGACCGCCGGTGACCCGATCGCCATGGATGTGGTTGACCAGGTCGCGGCCACCTTCGCCCACGGACTCGCGACCTTGCTCGTGCTACTCGATCCGGGGCTCGTGCTGCTCGGCGGCGGCATTTCCGGCGCGGGGGAGGTACTCCTCTCCTCCATCCGGCGCCACCTGGCCGGTCGTACGCTCACCCCGGTCCGGCTGCGGGCCTCCACACAAGGAGAGCAGGGCGTGGCTATGGGAGCCATGCACCTCGCCCTCGACTCCGCCGAGAAGCGGCTGGTGGCCGAGCTGACCAGGCCGCACCGCCACCAGTAG
- a CDS encoding extracellular solute-binding protein, producing the protein MAADYEVGGQSDSTEQYWDALITAFEAAHPGIKVEVEVVSWDSVDRKVADMVEEGEAPDLAQIGAYADYAKRGELYAAESLLSVRVQANFLRPFSTAGEQGTEQYGMPFAASTRLLFYNEELFAKAGVAQPPRTWDELKSVAHRLKSRTGVRYPMAVPLGPEEAQMETMAWMLGGGGGYTSPSGSYAISSEENVDSLDWLKANLVKEGLTGPVSPEQLNRKEAYAAFLRGEVGMVNGFPSLLQDAQKAGIKVGTVAVPGRDAKTPPAPGVVDWIMAFKRNGHREELGTFLNFVFSDENVREFATRNNLLPVTMSVTSQMRAAERYRDLWKFLDELPASQLPPVNKTSWTLVSASTKRNIGSAMTPGGSPAKALRQIADDAKKAESGR; encoded by the coding sequence GTGGCCGCCGACTACGAGGTGGGAGGCCAGTCCGACAGTACCGAGCAGTACTGGGACGCACTGATCACCGCGTTCGAGGCCGCCCATCCCGGCATCAAGGTCGAGGTGGAGGTCGTGTCCTGGGACTCCGTGGACCGCAAGGTCGCCGACATGGTCGAGGAGGGCGAAGCACCTGACCTGGCGCAGATCGGAGCGTATGCCGACTACGCCAAACGCGGTGAACTTTACGCCGCTGAGAGTCTGCTCTCCGTCCGCGTACAGGCGAACTTCCTGCGACCGTTCTCCACTGCCGGAGAACAGGGGACCGAGCAATACGGCATGCCGTTCGCTGCCTCGACCAGACTCCTCTTCTACAACGAGGAGCTGTTCGCGAAGGCGGGTGTCGCCCAGCCTCCGAGGACCTGGGACGAGCTGAAGTCGGTGGCACACCGGCTGAAGAGCCGTACCGGCGTCCGGTACCCGATGGCGGTGCCGCTGGGACCCGAGGAGGCCCAGATGGAGACGATGGCCTGGATGCTTGGAGGCGGTGGCGGATACACCAGCCCCAGCGGGTCCTACGCGATCAGCTCCGAGGAGAACGTCGACAGTCTGGACTGGCTGAAGGCGAACCTGGTCAAGGAGGGGCTCACCGGTCCCGTCTCACCTGAGCAGCTCAACCGCAAGGAAGCGTACGCGGCCTTCCTGCGCGGCGAGGTAGGCATGGTCAACGGGTTTCCATCCCTGCTGCAGGATGCGCAGAAGGCAGGGATCAAAGTCGGCACGGTAGCTGTGCCCGGGCGTGACGCCAAGACCCCACCGGCGCCGGGAGTGGTCGACTGGATCATGGCGTTCAAGCGGAACGGGCACCGTGAGGAGCTCGGCACGTTCCTCAACTTCGTCTTCAGCGACGAGAACGTGCGGGAGTTCGCGACGCGCAACAACCTGCTGCCCGTCACCATGTCGGTGACCAGCCAGATGAGGGCGGCCGAGAGATACCGGGACCTCTGGAAGTTCCTGGACGAGCTGCCGGCCTCCCAGCTTCCCCCCGTCAACAAAACCTCATGGACGTTGGTGAGCGCCAGCACCAAGCGGAACATCGGCAGCGCGATGACGCCCGGCGGTAGTCCCGCCAAGGCCCTGCGCCAAATAGCTGACGACGCCAAGAAGGCCGAGTCCGGCCGGTAG
- a CDS encoding ROK family transcriptional regulator has product MTIAPTATGPHVLRRINTTAVLDALRSTDGMTARVSALVATTGLSRPAVSRALTALADIGVLEFLVTEDSGVGRPAQRARFRAEHGHVAGIDIGPHKLLVTLADLSGTVCAERRVALAPGVVGREAAELLRTTLADVAADAGVEPTSLWAVTVGTPGVVDVERGEVVLAPSIPGWAGLPVLAELRDWLGCPVLLDNDVNLAVTAERWRGPAEDNLLYVHWGERIGSGIIIDGKPHRGASSAAGELGFVDLTTPLDDEPEPVVDGLGPFERLVGARAILELATERCTGPLREALRSGGDVAILFEAAANGDEQALTVVRTVARRFARGLATQLLALDPECVVVGGGVSGAGDVLFGAVRTELARMLLTPIELRTSALRERGVVLGAIRMSLDTAEQRLTGML; this is encoded by the coding sequence ATGACGATCGCGCCCACGGCTACCGGGCCCCATGTGCTGCGCCGCATCAATACCACCGCCGTGCTCGATGCCCTGCGGTCCACCGACGGCATGACCGCGCGGGTGTCGGCCCTGGTCGCCACCACAGGGCTGTCCCGGCCCGCGGTGTCCCGGGCCCTGACCGCGCTGGCCGACATCGGGGTGCTGGAGTTCCTGGTCACCGAGGACAGCGGCGTCGGCCGCCCCGCGCAGCGCGCCCGATTCCGCGCCGAGCACGGGCACGTGGCGGGCATCGATATCGGCCCCCACAAGCTGCTGGTGACCCTCGCGGACCTGTCGGGTACCGTGTGCGCCGAGCGGCGCGTTGCACTCGCACCCGGGGTGGTCGGCCGCGAGGCGGCCGAGCTGTTGCGGACCACCCTGGCCGATGTCGCGGCGGACGCCGGCGTGGAGCCGACCTCGCTGTGGGCGGTCACCGTGGGTACTCCCGGCGTGGTCGACGTCGAACGGGGCGAGGTGGTGCTCGCGCCGAGCATCCCCGGCTGGGCGGGCCTACCGGTGCTGGCCGAACTGCGCGACTGGCTGGGCTGCCCTGTGCTGCTCGACAACGACGTCAACCTGGCCGTGACAGCGGAACGCTGGCGCGGTCCGGCCGAGGACAACCTGCTCTACGTCCATTGGGGCGAACGCATCGGGTCGGGCATCATCATCGACGGCAAACCACACCGCGGCGCGTCCTCGGCGGCCGGTGAACTCGGATTCGTCGACCTCACCACGCCTTTGGACGACGAGCCGGAGCCGGTCGTCGACGGACTCGGCCCCTTCGAGCGGCTGGTCGGTGCACGGGCGATCCTCGAACTGGCAACGGAACGCTGCACCGGGCCACTGCGCGAAGCCCTGCGCTCGGGCGGTGACGTGGCCATCCTGTTCGAGGCCGCGGCGAACGGCGACGAGCAGGCCCTCACCGTGGTACGAACCGTGGCCCGCCGGTTCGCACGCGGTCTGGCAACCCAACTGCTGGCTCTCGACCCCGAGTGCGTGGTCGTGGGCGGCGGCGTGTCCGGAGCGGGCGACGTGCTCTTCGGCGCGGTCCGCACGGAACTCGCGCGGATGCTGCTGACACCGATCGAGCTGCGTACCTCCGCACTGCGGGAAAGGGGTGTCGTTCTCGGCGCGATCCGCATGTCTCTGGACACGGCGGAGCAGCGACTGACTGGCATGCTCTGA
- a CDS encoding ricin-type beta-trefoil lectin domain protein, giving the protein MYSCHGGGNQTWTFQSDGWLTGLNDVCPDGGATTEVTVQTCNTSTGPKWSLGAEGSIRSGGKCLAPVGSATVNATRLTLATCGSGTDERWSFTS; this is encoded by the coding sequence CTGTACAGCTGCCACGGCGGCGGCAACCAGACGTGGACGTTCCAATCGGACGGGTGGCTGACGGGTCTTAACGACGTCTGCCCCGATGGCGGTGCCACCACAGAAGTCACCGTGCAGACGTGCAACACGAGTACCGGACCGAAGTGGTCCCTCGGGGCCGAGGGATCGATCCGCAGCGGCGGCAAGTGCTTGGCGCCGGTGGGATCGGCCACGGTGAACGCCACGCGGCTGACTCTGGCGACGTGTGGCAGCGGCACGGACGAGCGGTGGTCCTTCACCTCCTGA
- a CDS encoding TIM-barrel domain-containing protein, giving the protein MRYGSNPGMRPPRRRFTAAAIALVLAGAGIATVGTVGVATAAVETAGSVTDFSQSGSTFTATTSSGAKARISFARSDIFRIWLAPDGSFTNDPAGSALAVKTDFGPVTTSYSDVGSYYRITTPELSIRVNKSPLRFSVYRADNTTLVWEETAPTSWDSGKTTQHLAQGADEQFYGTGLRLGEWALRGKTVPVAIDNHWNENDNASPAPFYMSTKGYGVMRNTWAPGSYNFGSPGAFTHNENRFDAWYFVDTSLKGVLDDYTDVTGKPFMAPHWGFELGNADCWNASNPDYRGDHTRADHQTTKDIVGYASDARAANMPSGWFLPNDGYGCGYTDLTDTVKALGEKGFKTGLWTSTGLANIKDEVGVSGSRGVKTDVAWVGGGYKYAFDGVQQAVDGIEKNSDARRFVWTVDGWAGTQRNAVVWTGDTSGTWDDMRWHVPAITGAGLSGLNYASGDVDGIYGGSPKTYVRDLQWKALTPAFMTMSGWGTTGPTAGYQDKQPWRFAEPYLSINRKYLQLKMRLMPYLYSMSRVAHETGVPSTRAMVLEYPNDPVARGNETSGQFMAGDSFLVAPVVSDTDVRNGIYLPAGTWTDYWTGKSYTGPGWINGYSAPLDTLPMFVKGGAIVPMWPQMNYTGEKSVSTLTYDIHPRGNSSFTLYEDDGITRAHEGGAFAEQKVDVTAPASGSGDVTVSVGASTGSYTGKPASRGYEFSVHTAKAPTGVTVGNTTLAQQSSKTAYNTATTGWYFDANDRGGVLWIKSGSKSGAFTVKATGTTLPTAGAIPVSPQISKTNWTATADSQEASQPPGNAIDGNPATLWHTAWSSGTPAALPHELRIDLGKRYTVDGLVHQPRQDGGVNGRIGKYEVYVSDSTADWGSPVATGTLADIAGSSSLHLTPKTGRYLKLKALSEAGGRGPWTSLGELSATGTAAPLPSNTQLVNAASHSCVDLPGSNTTAGTKPTLYSCHGGGNQTWTFQSDGRLTGLNGVCLDGGAATEVTVQTCNTSTGQKWSLGAEQSIRSGTKCLAPVGSATANGTRLTLATCGSGTDQRWSFTP; this is encoded by the coding sequence ATGCGATACGGGTCGAACCCGGGCATGCGCCCACCCCGCAGGAGATTCACAGCCGCCGCGATCGCCCTGGTCCTGGCCGGCGCCGGGATCGCGACCGTGGGAACCGTGGGAGTCGCCACGGCAGCCGTCGAGACGGCCGGTTCGGTGACGGATTTCAGTCAGTCGGGCTCCACGTTCACCGCTACGACGTCCTCGGGCGCCAAGGCGCGTATCTCCTTTGCCCGCAGCGATATCTTCCGCATATGGCTCGCACCTGACGGTTCGTTCACGAACGACCCCGCCGGGAGCGCTCTCGCGGTCAAGACCGACTTCGGCCCCGTGACGACGAGCTACAGCGATGTGGGCTCGTACTACCGGATCACCACTCCGGAGCTTTCGATCCGGGTCAACAAGTCGCCGCTGAGGTTCTCCGTCTACCGGGCGGACAACACCACGCTGGTGTGGGAGGAGACCGCGCCCACCAGTTGGGACAGCGGGAAGACCACGCAGCACCTCGCGCAGGGCGCGGACGAGCAGTTCTACGGCACGGGTCTTCGACTCGGCGAGTGGGCGCTGCGCGGCAAGACCGTCCCGGTCGCCATCGACAACCATTGGAACGAGAACGACAACGCCAGCCCGGCGCCGTTCTACATGTCCACCAAGGGTTACGGCGTCATGCGCAACACCTGGGCGCCCGGCTCGTACAACTTCGGCTCTCCCGGAGCCTTCACCCACAATGAGAACCGCTTCGACGCCTGGTACTTCGTCGACACCTCGCTCAAGGGCGTCCTCGACGACTACACCGATGTCACCGGCAAGCCGTTCATGGCTCCCCACTGGGGCTTCGAGCTCGGCAACGCCGACTGCTGGAACGCGTCCAACCCGGACTACCGGGGTGATCACACACGTGCCGACCACCAGACGACCAAGGACATCGTCGGATACGCCTCGGACGCCCGCGCCGCGAACATGCCGTCGGGCTGGTTCCTGCCCAACGACGGTTACGGCTGCGGCTACACGGACCTCACCGACACCGTGAAGGCGCTCGGCGAGAAGGGCTTCAAGACCGGTCTGTGGACCTCCACCGGCCTTGCGAACATCAAGGACGAGGTCGGGGTCTCCGGAAGCCGGGGCGTCAAGACGGATGTCGCCTGGGTCGGCGGCGGCTACAAGTATGCGTTCGACGGAGTCCAGCAGGCCGTCGACGGCATCGAGAAGAACTCCGACGCGCGCCGTTTCGTGTGGACGGTCGACGGCTGGGCCGGCACCCAGCGCAACGCGGTCGTCTGGACCGGCGACACCAGCGGCACCTGGGACGACATGCGCTGGCACGTGCCCGCCATCACGGGCGCCGGCCTGTCCGGTCTCAACTACGCGTCCGGCGACGTGGACGGCATCTACGGCGGCAGCCCCAAGACGTACGTCCGGGACCTGCAGTGGAAGGCCTTGACCCCGGCCTTCATGACCATGTCCGGCTGGGGCACGACCGGTCCGACCGCCGGCTACCAGGACAAGCAGCCCTGGCGGTTCGCAGAGCCGTACCTGTCGATCAACCGCAAGTACCTCCAGCTCAAGATGCGCCTCATGCCGTACCTGTACAGCATGAGCCGCGTCGCGCACGAGACCGGTGTGCCCAGCACCCGGGCCATGGTGCTCGAGTACCCGAACGACCCCGTGGCCCGCGGCAACGAGACCAGCGGCCAGTTCATGGCGGGCGACTCCTTCCTCGTCGCCCCGGTCGTCTCCGACACCGACGTGCGCAACGGCATCTACCTCCCGGCCGGCACCTGGACCGACTACTGGACGGGCAAGAGCTACACGGGGCCGGGCTGGATCAACGGCTACAGCGCCCCGCTCGACACGCTCCCCATGTTCGTCAAGGGTGGCGCCATCGTCCCGATGTGGCCGCAGATGAACTACACGGGCGAAAAGAGCGTCTCGACGCTCACCTACGACATCCACCCGCGCGGCAACTCCTCCTTCACCCTGTACGAGGACGACGGCATCACCCGCGCGCACGAGGGCGGTGCCTTCGCCGAGCAGAAGGTGGACGTCACCGCCCCGGCCTCCGGGTCCGGCGACGTCACCGTCTCCGTGGGGGCCTCCACCGGTTCCTACACCGGTAAGCCCGCCTCGCGCGGCTACGAGTTCAGTGTCCACACCGCGAAGGCACCCACCGGTGTCACCGTCGGCAACACGACGCTGGCCCAGCAGAGCTCCAAGACCGCCTACAACACTGCGACCACCGGCTGGTACTTCGACGCGAACGACCGCGGCGGTGTCCTGTGGATCAAGTCCGGCAGCAAGTCCGGCGCGTTCACGGTGAAGGCGACCGGGACCACCCTCCCGACCGCCGGCGCCATCCCGGTCTCCCCGCAGATCTCGAAGACGAACTGGACCGCCACGGCCGACAGCCAGGAAGCCTCCCAGCCCCCCGGCAACGCGATCGACGGCAACCCCGCCACGCTGTGGCACACCGCCTGGTCCTCCGGCACCCCCGCGGCGCTGCCCCACGAGCTCCGGATCGACCTCGGCAAGCGGTACACCGTGGACGGCCTCGTCCACCAGCCCCGTCAGGACGGGGGAGTGAACGGCCGGATCGGCAAGTACGAGGTGTACGTGTCCGACAGCACGGCCGACTGGGGTTCCCCGGTCGCGACCGGCACCCTCGCGGACATCGCCGGAAGCAGCTCCCTGCACCTGACTCCGAAGACAGGCCGCTACCTGAAGCTCAAGGCGCTCAGCGAAGCGGGCGGCCGCGGCCCCTGGACCAGCCTCGGTGAACTTTCCGCCACTGGTACGGCGGCACCGCTGCCGAGCAACACGCAACTGGTCAACGCCGCGTCCCACAGCTGCGTCGACCTGCCGGGCAGCAACACCACAGCCGGTACGAAGCCCACGCTGTACAGCTGCCACGGCGGCGGCAACCAGACGTGGACGTTCCAGTCCGACGGCCGACTGACCGGTCTGAACGGCGTCTGCCTCGATGGCGGTGCCGCCACGGAAGTCACCGTGCAGACGTGCAACACGAGTACGGGACAGAAGTGGTCCCTCGGGGCCGAGCAATCGATCCGCAGCGGGACCAAGTGCCTGGCGCCGGTGGGATCGGCCACGGCGAACGGCACGCGGCTGACCCTGGCGACCTGTGGCAGCGGCACGGATCAGAGATGGTCCTTCACCCCCTGA
- a CDS encoding ATP-binding protein, whose product MSTEEETAKHGYPMVGRERELSLLASVFSRPTAVVFVEGEAGVGKTRLVQEATRALCDRGVRVLVGRCHPLREPIPFGPVLEALPAAADWLPDVARLSPQTGALAPLLPGLADHLPPEPHTPSDPRLARLQILGGLRGVLEALCPAVLVVEDMHWADETTRELLLWLARDPPPGLTLVFTYRSEDLPRATPVLGAPYRRPPGTNGAEIRLEVLTERDVCDLVGAVLGARATSRLARSVHERSAGLPLVVEEDLLCLTGRGAERRTQDGEVDAHDELALLESAEVPRALQEAVQMRMARLSEPATALVQAAAVLSVPADFPTLAETAAMDLDEATAALAETVRSALLRETGPALYGFRHALAQQAVYRDILGPVRDGLHRRAHRILEAQPTPPLVQIAHHTRALGDVRRWLREAEAAAGQALALGDDGVAIALNHDILRQPGVRPDVRSRVALNLARIADYSVDYAAGATALRRILADPELEPEARGEVRLALALFLIDQQGEKQGYAELERAVDELRNRPDLSVRAMTSLARGEPHVPRATARTWMRRAERAVFEVPSALAKSAVHATSLDLMARDGDPEVWDLVDQLPRDVEDREVLGHHLRALKNVGVAAMERGFDGRGTRLLEECRVLSSRSGFRTTECNSRVALLTLDWLGGRWDGLEERFRVLGAEAPDMLPVTRAAAGVRGNLAMARGQWARALQEFRRAVPVEDQCAGAGEVVSAVSGIAQVHLAQGDAEAAWAVVAPVLDPSLTAPRAWANGLMLVAVRAALECGHRDAAERLVDAVEEDTRGTDSPAVAAVFALTRGMLLRHDGDLEGAALRFGLARSAYADMRRPYAAAHAAEFLSEAMSTRDREAAGGELAQAADTYAALGATADTARCEGKLRDFGLWRPSSPGRRGYGLDLSPREKQVAHLLADGAANQDIARTLVLSVRTVEHHVARTLKKLGVTREVLRRTDVLAQPDYLLRSDNG is encoded by the coding sequence ATGTCCACAGAGGAAGAAACCGCGAAGCACGGTTACCCGATGGTAGGCAGGGAGCGTGAGCTGTCCCTGCTGGCCTCCGTGTTCTCGCGTCCGACGGCGGTCGTCTTCGTGGAGGGTGAGGCGGGGGTCGGCAAGACCCGCCTGGTCCAGGAAGCGACGCGTGCGCTCTGCGACCGTGGCGTACGCGTGCTCGTCGGCCGGTGCCACCCGCTGCGGGAGCCGATTCCGTTCGGCCCCGTACTGGAGGCGCTGCCGGCCGCAGCCGACTGGCTCCCCGACGTGGCTCGGCTCAGCCCCCAGACCGGCGCGCTCGCGCCGCTGCTCCCCGGACTGGCCGACCACCTTCCGCCGGAGCCGCATACGCCGTCGGACCCTCGCCTCGCGCGGCTCCAGATCCTGGGGGGCCTGCGCGGCGTCCTGGAAGCCCTCTGCCCGGCGGTGCTCGTGGTCGAGGACATGCACTGGGCCGACGAGACCACACGGGAGCTCCTGCTATGGCTGGCACGTGACCCGCCGCCGGGCCTGACGCTCGTGTTCACCTACCGCAGCGAGGACCTGCCCCGGGCCACTCCGGTCCTGGGCGCCCCCTACCGGCGACCGCCCGGGACCAACGGGGCGGAGATCCGTCTCGAAGTCCTGACCGAGCGCGACGTATGCGACCTCGTCGGCGCCGTTCTCGGTGCGAGGGCCACCTCGAGGCTGGCGCGCTCGGTCCACGAGCGCAGCGCAGGGCTGCCGCTCGTCGTGGAGGAGGACCTTCTCTGCCTGACGGGCCGGGGGGCGGAGCGCCGGACGCAGGACGGGGAGGTGGACGCGCACGACGAGCTTGCGCTACTGGAGAGCGCCGAGGTGCCCCGAGCACTTCAGGAGGCGGTCCAGATGCGCATGGCGCGCCTGTCGGAGCCGGCGACCGCCCTCGTCCAGGCCGCCGCGGTCCTCTCCGTCCCCGCCGACTTCCCCACCCTGGCCGAGACGGCGGCCATGGACCTGGATGAGGCCACCGCGGCCCTCGCCGAGACGGTTCGGTCGGCCCTGCTGCGCGAGACCGGCCCCGCACTGTACGGGTTCCGCCACGCCTTGGCCCAGCAGGCCGTCTACCGCGACATCCTCGGACCGGTGCGCGACGGCCTTCACCGGCGCGCTCACCGAATCCTGGAGGCGCAGCCGACTCCGCCCCTTGTGCAGATCGCTCACCACACCCGGGCCCTCGGAGACGTGCGCAGGTGGCTGCGGGAGGCCGAGGCGGCGGCAGGCCAGGCGCTCGCCCTCGGGGACGACGGAGTGGCCATCGCCCTCAACCACGACATCCTCAGGCAGCCGGGCGTGAGGCCCGATGTCCGCTCTCGCGTCGCGCTGAACCTGGCACGCATCGCCGATTACAGCGTCGACTACGCCGCGGGTGCCACGGCGCTGCGGCGGATCCTCGCTGATCCCGAGCTGGAGCCGGAAGCGAGAGGGGAGGTACGGCTCGCCCTCGCACTGTTCCTGATCGATCAGCAGGGCGAGAAGCAGGGCTACGCCGAGCTCGAACGCGCCGTGGACGAATTGCGGAACCGGCCCGACCTCTCCGTGCGTGCCATGACCTCCCTGGCCCGGGGCGAGCCCCACGTGCCCCGCGCGACGGCCAGGACGTGGATGCGGCGGGCCGAACGAGCGGTGTTCGAAGTCCCGTCGGCGCTCGCCAAGTCGGCGGTGCATGCCACCAGCCTGGACCTGATGGCTCGCGACGGGGATCCGGAAGTCTGGGACCTCGTGGACCAGCTCCCGAGGGACGTCGAGGACCGCGAGGTCCTTGGGCACCATCTGCGCGCCCTGAAGAACGTCGGCGTCGCCGCGATGGAGCGCGGCTTCGACGGACGGGGCACCCGTCTGTTGGAGGAGTGCCGCGTTCTCAGCTCCCGGTCCGGCTTCCGGACGACGGAGTGCAACAGCCGTGTCGCTCTGCTGACTCTTGATTGGCTGGGCGGCCGGTGGGACGGACTGGAGGAGCGGTTCCGCGTACTCGGTGCCGAGGCGCCCGACATGCTTCCGGTCACACGTGCCGCGGCGGGAGTCAGGGGGAACCTCGCGATGGCCCGAGGCCAATGGGCGCGTGCGTTGCAGGAGTTCCGTCGGGCGGTGCCCGTGGAGGACCAGTGCGCCGGGGCGGGTGAGGTGGTGTCGGCCGTGAGCGGCATTGCGCAGGTCCACCTCGCCCAAGGCGATGCGGAGGCGGCGTGGGCGGTCGTCGCCCCGGTTCTGGACCCCTCGCTCACGGCTCCGCGGGCGTGGGCCAACGGGTTGATGCTCGTGGCGGTCAGAGCCGCTCTCGAGTGCGGCCACCGCGACGCCGCCGAGCGCCTGGTCGACGCGGTGGAGGAGGACACCCGGGGCACGGACTCGCCGGCGGTTGCCGCCGTGTTCGCCCTCACTCGTGGCATGCTCCTGCGGCACGACGGAGACCTGGAGGGGGCGGCGCTCCGCTTCGGCCTTGCCCGGTCGGCCTACGCGGACATGCGGCGGCCCTACGCCGCCGCACACGCGGCCGAGTTTCTGTCCGAGGCGATGAGTACGAGGGACCGCGAAGCCGCCGGCGGCGAGCTCGCACAGGCAGCCGACACGTATGCGGCCCTGGGGGCCACGGCAGACACCGCCCGCTGCGAGGGCAAGTTGAGAGATTTCGGCCTGTGGCGGCCTTCCTCTCCGGGCCGCCGGGGATACGGCCTCGACCTCTCCCCCCGGGAGAAGCAGGTCGCCCACCTCCTCGCGGACGGTGCGGCCAACCAGGACATCGCCCGGACGCTGGTCCTGTCCGTCAGGACGGTCGAGCACCATGTGGCCCGGACGCTGAAGAAGCTGGGTGTCACGCGAGAGGTGCTGCGCCGTACGGACGTGCTCGCTCAGCCCGACTACCTCCTACGCTCCGACAACGGCTGA